The sequence below is a genomic window from Lysobacter stagni.
GTGCGGCATCGGACGCATGGCGGCATCGCTCGCTGGCCGCGCTGGATGCCCGGCTGCGGCAGCGCGGTTCGCACCTGCGCCATTTCTTCGGCCCCAGCCTGGCGACGCTGCAATCGCTGATCGCGATGTCCGGCGCCGAGGCGGTGTTCTGGAACCGCCGTTACGAACCCGCCTTCGAACGGCGCGATGCCCACATCAAGCAGACCCTGCGCGCGCAGGGCGTGCGGGCGGAAAGCTTCAACTCCGCCTTGCTGTTCGAGCCATGGACGGTCCGCACGCGTCAGGGCGGACCGTTCAAGGTGTTCACGCCGTTCTGGAAGGCCGTGCTGGCGCAATGGCAGCACGCGCCGTGCGGCGACGCGCCCGCGCGCCTGCCGTATCGGGATGACGGCCCCGCGGGCGTGCCGCTGGTGGCCCTCAAGCTGGCGCCGCGCCGCGACTGGGACCGCGGCTTCTGGAACGAATGGACGCCGGGCGAGGAGGGCGCGCGTGCCGCGCTGGATACCTTCGTCGACGGCGCCCTGCGCGGCTATGCCACGCAGCGCGACCGTCCCGACCGTGCCGGAACCTCGCGCCTGTCGCCACACCTGCATTTCGGCGAACTCTCCCCATGGCGCATTGCGTCGGCGCTGGAGCGCGAGCGCAACGCCCGTAACGCGGCCGACATCGACGCGTTCCTGCGCGAACTGGGGTGGCGCGAATTCGCCCACCACCTGCTGCATCACTTTCCCGACACGCCCTCGCAGAACTTCGATCCAAGGTTCAACGATTTCGATTGGGCGCCGGCCACGGAGGCGCGGCTGGCGGAATGGCGCGACGGACGTACCGGCGTGCCCATCGTCGATGCGGGGTTGCGCGAGCTGTGGGCCACCGGCTGGATGCACAACCGCGTGCGCATGATCGTCGCCAGCTTCCTGACCAAGCACCTGCGCCAGCACTGGCGGCACGGTGCGCGCTGGTTCTGGGACACGCTGGTCGATGCGGACCTGGCCAACAACACACTGGGCTGGCAATGGGTGGCGGGCACCGGCGCGGACGCGGCGCCGTATTTCCGAGTGTTCAACCCGCTGCTGCAGGCCCAGAAGTTCGACCCCGACGGGCGCTACATCGCCCGTTGGCTGCCGGAGCTGGCGTCGTTGCCGCTGCCGTTGCGCTTTGCGCCCTGGCAGGACCCGCAGGCCCTGCAACGCGCAGCGCCCGAGTATCCGCCGCAGCCGAACGTGGAACTGGCGGCGGGGCGCGATCGGGCCCTGGCTGCCTACCGCAAGCTGCGGGATTGAACGTGCGTTGACGCTGCTCTCGGCGGCGTGATTCACTCGCCCGAGGCTGCCTCGGAGGGCGCATGGCCACAGCGCGGACACGAGCACGCACGCGGCGGGGACGTCGCGCGCCGATGTCGAAGGTGGATACCGCCTGGCTGCGCATGGAGCGGCCGACCAATCCGATGATGATCACCGGCGTGCTGATGTTCGCCCAGCCGATGTCGCTGGAGCGCCTCAAGCGCGTGGTGAAGGAGCGCTTCCTGTCCTATAAGCGCTTCCGCCAGAAGGCGGTGGTAACGCCCGCCGGCGCGCACTGGGAAACCGACCTGGACTTCAAGCTCGACTGGCACGTGCAGCACGCGGCCTTGCCGGGACGCGCGGACAAGCGGGCGCTGGAACGCTTCGTCAGCCAGCTCGCGTCCTCGCCGCTCAGTCACGACCGCCCTCTCTGGCAGTTCCATCTGGTCGAGCGCTACGACGGCGGCGGTTCGGCGCTGGTGGCGCGCATCCACCACAGCTACGCGGACGGCATCGCGCTGGTGCAGGTGCTGCTCTCGCTCACCGACACCGAACCCGACGACGGCAGCACGCTGCCGCGCACATGGCTCAAGAAGGATCACGCCGGCGTCGCGCGACGCGTGGGCGCAGTGGATCGCTATGTGCAGCTGGGCAGCAAGGTGGTCGAGAAAGGGTTGGAGATGTACCGCGACCCCAGCCTCGCCGCCGTGCTGGCGAAGGAGGGTGGCGAGATCGCGCGCGAGCTGCTCAACGCGCTGGCGTTGTCCGACGACCCGCCTTCGCTGCTGCGCGGACGACTGGGTGTGAGCAAGCGCGTCGCGTGGGCGGAGCCGCTGGATCTGGAAGAGGTGAAGGCCGTCGGGCGCGCGTGCGACTGCACCGTCAACGACGTGCTCATGGCGACGGCCGCCGGTGCGCTGCGCAGCTACATGATCGAGCGCGGCGACCATGTCGAAGGCATGACGCTGCGGGCCACGGTGCCGGTCAACCTGCGCCCGCTCGAGCATGCGCGCCAGCTGGGCAACCACTTCGGACTGGTGTTCCTGGATCTGCCGGTGGGCGAGGAGAACCCGATCCGTCGCCTCGAGCGCGTCGCGCAATGCATGCAGTCGCTCAAGGGGTCGCGCCAGGCCATCGTCGCCTACGGCCTGCTGGCCGCGCTTGGCATGGCGCCGGCCGCCGTGCAGGGACTGGCGCTGGAGCTGTTCAGTCGCAAGGCGACCGCCGTGGCGACCAACGTGCCCGGGCCGCAGCAACCGTTGTATCTGGCCGGCTGCCAGCTGCGCGAGATGATGTTCTGGGTGCCACAGACCGGTTCGATCGGCGTGGGTATCTCCATCCTCAGCTACAACGGTCGCGTGCACTTCGGCCTCATCGCCGACGGCCGGCTCATTCCCGATCCGGACGCGGTGATCCGTCGCTTCGGTGCGGAGTTCGAGAAGCTGTTGTATCTGTCCTTGATGGGAAACTGGGACGTGACGCTCGATGCGGACTCTGCGCAAGCACTGATTTCTACCGCAGACTGAACGGGGCTCCGAGCCCCTCACCCGTTTGGGCACATCCCCGTGTTTAGCTTGTGCCGTCACTCGGCACACGCCGATCTTTCAGCAAGGACCGACATGAAGAATTCGATCAAGACCGCCATCCTCGGCCTGACTGCCGCCGCGCTGCTCGCCGGTTGCGCCACCAGCGGTGGCGGCTACTACGGCCAGCCGTATCCGCAGCAGCCGCAGCAACAGGGCCAGCCGCAGGGCCAGCAGCAGGGCATGAGCAAGACCAGCAAGGGCGCGATCATCGGCGCGCTTGCGGGTGTCGCGGCCGGCCTGCTCAGCGGCGACGATGCGACCGAGCGTCGTCAGCGTGCGCTCGTCGGCGCTGGCGTGGGCGGCCTTGCCGGCGCAGCCATCGGCAACTACCAGGACCGCCAGGAACGTGCGCTGCGCGAGCAGATGGCGGGCACCGGCGTCGAAGTGGTGCGCCAGGGCAACAACATCACCCTCAACATGCCCAGCGGCATCACGTTCGATTTCGACAAGTCGAACCTGAAGCCCGAGTTCTACCCGGTGCTGGACAACGTGGCGCGGACGCTGCAGGAGTACAACCAGACGGTCGTGGAAGTTGCCGGCCACACCGACAGCGTCGGCAGCGATGCCTACAACCAGAAGCTGTCCGAACAGCGCGCCAACACGGTGGCCTCCCACCTGATGAGCCGCGGCCTCAACCGCGAGCGCTTCATCGTGGTCGGCGCCGGCGAGACGCGCCCGGTCGCCAGCAACGACACCGAGGCCGGCCGTGCGCAGAACCGCCGCGTCGAGATCACGCTGGTGCCGATCGAGTCGTGATCTGACGCGTTCTGTAGAAGTGGTGCTGAAACGGGCCGCGCATGCGGCCCGTTTTGTTGGGCGACCATTTCTCGTTGCCGCTTCCGGCTGCCGGATCGGATATTCGGTGGAAATCGACCGGAGAAGTGGTGATGCATCGCGTGTTCAAGATCGGGATCGTATTGATCGTCCTGCTTTGCCTCGCTTCGCTCGGCATCCACGATGTGCCGAAGGACATGGCAGGCATCGTCGCCCCCGCGTCACTGGTGCTGATGGCGATCTCGATTGCCCAGCAGACCTCGACTCACGAGCAGATGAAGGCGGACAACCTCCTGGTCGTGCAGGTGCAGGCCCTGATCGCGCTGATCGAGGACGATCGCGTGAAGCTTGACGGCATGCAGCAGGCGTTCGTGAGCACCGGTTCGTGGAATCCCAGGTTCCATTCCGTCCGGAAGCGCCACGCGCGGCGGGTGGCCGAACTGAATCTGCTGGTCGGGCGTCAGCTCAGGCTCGAGGGCCTGGCGATGTCGGATTCCGACCCGGCGGAAAATGCGGAATAAAAAAGGCCCGCCATTGGCGGGCCTTTTCGTCGATCGGAGCCGGATGGCTCAGTGCGCGCCGTGCAGGTCGCGCAGGTTGCTCTGGCGCGAATAGAAGTACGCGGCCAGGTCGGCGATCTGCTGGTCGGTCAGCTCTTTGGCCTGGCTCGACATCAGCGGATGCTCGCGGTCGCCATCGCGGTACGCCTGCAGCGAATGGGCGATGTAGTCGTAGTACTGGCCGGCGAGCTTCGGGTAGGTCTCGTCGATCGGTGCGTTGCCTTCGGCGCCGTGGCAGTCGAAGCAGGACTGGCCGGTGGCCTTGCCCTTGGTCTGGGCCAGCTTCTCGCCGGCGGCGATGTGGCCGGCCGGCAGGCCCGCGGACGACGAGGTGTGGCCCGAAGCGCGATCGGCAGCCGAATGCTCGGCCGGCGTGTCGGAGCTGGAGCAGCCGGCGACAGCGACGGCCGCGAGCAGGGCAATGGCGAGGAACTTGTTCGTCATGGTCGTGCGCTCACTCACTTCAGGGACGAAAGGAAAGCCGCGATGTCGGCGATGTCCTGGTCGGAGAAGCTCTGCGACTGGGCCTGCATCGTCGGGTGCTTGCGCGTGCCCTTCTTGTATTCGTTGAGCGCGTTGGTCAGATACACCGCCGACTGCCCGCCGATCTTCGGCACGTGGTAGTTCGGGTAGGCGTTCTTGTAACCAGTGACGCCGTGGCAGCCCTGGCAGGTGTAGGTCAGCTGGCGACCCCTGTCGGCATTGCCCGTGACAGCGGCGGGAGCCGGCGTCGCGGCGGCAGCGGCCGGGGCGGCGGCGGGGGCCTGGGTTTCCTGGGCCGACGCGCTGAACGCGGCGGTGGTCAGGACGAAGCAGGCGGCGATCATCAGCGGTCGCATCATGTCGTAGTCCGCAATCTCGAATGGCTAGCGAAGGTTCTGGAGCTGGCTGCGCGTGGTCGCCCGATTCATCGAACACCTGACTGGGGCGCGCACAAGTCGGCAAGTATAGCTTGCGATGTCGATGCAACGAAGTCGTGCCATTTTGCATCGATGGTTGTTGCGGGTCCTGATCGCCGATCCAGGGCGGTCCGGCAGCGCAGTGGCTCCAGTCACCATGACCTTCGGCGGATGCGGTGAATTGGGGCGGTGATATACCTATATACAACACCGGCATACAGCCCGGTAAATAGCCATCTGGGGTCCAATTCAATGCGTCACTTCGCCCGAAATCGCAGCCGTGGTTTTGCCCGCGCCGCTGTCGTCCTGTTGCCGTGCCTGTTGCTCCTGAGCGCCTGCAAGGGCGGGGGCGGGGCCGGCGAAGCCCAGGCCAAGCCGGGGGAGCAGAAGGGCCCGGACGCCGTCCCGGTCGAGGTCGCCAAGGCCTCCCGTCGCGCCGTCGCCGCCAGCTATACCGGCACCGCCCCGCTGGAGCCGGTGGCCGAGTCGCAGGTGGTCGCCAAGACCTCGGGCGTGGCGCTGAACGTGATGGTCGAGGAAGGCCAGCAGGTGCGCGCCGGGCAGACCCTGGTGCGCCTGGACTCCGCCCGTTCGGAGCTGCAGGCCGCCCAGACCGCCGCGCAGATGCGCAAGCTGGAGGCGAACTACGCGCGCGCTAAGCAGATGGCCGACCAGAAGCTGCTCAGCGCGAACGACAACGACCAGCTGCGCTTCGACCTTGAGGAAGCGCGCGCGGCCAACCGCATGGCCACGCTGGAGCTGTCGTACGCCAACGTCGAGGCGCCGATCAACGGCGTGATCGCTTCGCGCTCGATCAAGACCGGCAACTTCGTCCAGATCAACACGCCGATCTTCCGCATCGTCGACACCTCGCGCCTGGAGGCCACGCTGAACGTGCCCGAGCGCGAGCTGGCCACGCTGAAGTCCGGCCTGCCGGTGCTGCTGCAGGTCGATGCGCTGCCGGGCAAGACCTTCACCGGCACCGTCGACCGCGTCTCACCGGTGGTGGACTCGGGCAGCGGTACCTTCCGCGTCGTGTGCGCGTTCAAGGGCGACGGCGTGCTGCAGCCGGGCATGTTCGGCCGCCTCAAGATCGACTACGACCAGCGCGCCGACGCGCTCGTCGTGCCGCGCGTGGCCCTGCTGGAAGACGACGGCGATCCGGCCGTGTTCGTCGTCACCGGCGACAAGACCAAGCGCGTGCCGGTCAAGCTGGGTTACATGGACGGCTCCTGGGCCGAAATCCGCGACGGCGTGAAGGAAGGCGAGCAGGTCGTCGTGGCCGGCAAGACCGCGCTGCGCGACGGCACGGTGGTGCAGGTGCTGGGCCAACCGCAGGCGAAGAAGCCCGAAGTCGCGGCTGTCGCCAAGACCGACGACAAGAAGTAATCGCGGAGAGCGCAACGTGACGCAACCTGCGAACACGCAAGGATTCAATCTGGTCGAGTTCTCCACCCGTCGACGGGTAACCGTCATGATGGTGACGCTCACCTTCGTCCTGTTCGGCCTGATCGCGCTGGGCGATCTCAAGGTCAACCTGCTGCCGGACCTGAGCTATCCCACGCTCACCGTCCGCACCGAGTACACCGGTGCGGCGCCGGCGGAAATCGAAACCCTGATCAGCGAGCCGGTCGAGGAAGCCGTCGGCGTCGTGAAGGGGCTGCGCAAGCTCAAGTCGGTCTCGCGCACCGGCCAGAGCGACGTGGTGCTGGAGTTCGCCTGGGGCACCGACATGGAC
It includes:
- a CDS encoding c-type cytochrome, encoding MTNKFLAIALLAAVAVAGCSSSDTPAEHSAADRASGHTSSSAGLPAGHIAAGEKLAQTKGKATGQSCFDCHGAEGNAPIDETYPKLAGQYYDYIAHSLQAYRDGDREHPLMSSQAKELTDQQIADLAAYFYSRQSNLRDLHGAH
- a CDS encoding c-type cytochrome, translating into MRPLMIAACFVLTTAAFSASAQETQAPAAAPAAAAATPAPAAVTGNADRGRQLTYTCQGCHGVTGYKNAYPNYHVPKIGGQSAVYLTNALNEYKKGTRKHPTMQAQSQSFSDQDIADIAAFLSSLK
- a CDS encoding cryptochrome/photolyase family protein, with the translated sequence MSGTDANAAALALVWFRNDLRLDDNPALQAALDAGYVPVPVYIHAPDEAGDWRPGAASDAWRHRSLAALDARLRQRGSHLRHFFGPSLATLQSLIAMSGAEAVFWNRRYEPAFERRDAHIKQTLRAQGVRAESFNSALLFEPWTVRTRQGGPFKVFTPFWKAVLAQWQHAPCGDAPARLPYRDDGPAGVPLVALKLAPRRDWDRGFWNEWTPGEEGARAALDTFVDGALRGYATQRDRPDRAGTSRLSPHLHFGELSPWRIASALERERNARNAADIDAFLRELGWREFAHHLLHHFPDTPSQNFDPRFNDFDWAPATEARLAEWRDGRTGVPIVDAGLRELWATGWMHNRVRMIVASFLTKHLRQHWRHGARWFWDTLVDADLANNTLGWQWVAGTGADAAPYFRVFNPLLQAQKFDPDGRYIARWLPELASLPLPLRFAPWQDPQALQRAAPEYPPQPNVELAAGRDRALAAYRKLRD
- a CDS encoding OmpA family protein; the protein is MKNSIKTAILGLTAAALLAGCATSGGGYYGQPYPQQPQQQGQPQGQQQGMSKTSKGAIIGALAGVAAGLLSGDDATERRQRALVGAGVGGLAGAAIGNYQDRQERALREQMAGTGVEVVRQGNNITLNMPSGITFDFDKSNLKPEFYPVLDNVARTLQEYNQTVVEVAGHTDSVGSDAYNQKLSEQRANTVASHLMSRGLNRERFIVVGAGETRPVASNDTEAGRAQNRRVEITLVPIES
- a CDS encoding WS/DGAT/MGAT family O-acyltransferase encodes the protein MSKVDTAWLRMERPTNPMMITGVLMFAQPMSLERLKRVVKERFLSYKRFRQKAVVTPAGAHWETDLDFKLDWHVQHAALPGRADKRALERFVSQLASSPLSHDRPLWQFHLVERYDGGGSALVARIHHSYADGIALVQVLLSLTDTEPDDGSTLPRTWLKKDHAGVARRVGAVDRYVQLGSKVVEKGLEMYRDPSLAAVLAKEGGEIARELLNALALSDDPPSLLRGRLGVSKRVAWAEPLDLEEVKAVGRACDCTVNDVLMATAAGALRSYMIERGDHVEGMTLRATVPVNLRPLEHARQLGNHFGLVFLDLPVGEENPIRRLERVAQCMQSLKGSRQAIVAYGLLAALGMAPAAVQGLALELFSRKATAVATNVPGPQQPLYLAGCQLREMMFWVPQTGSIGVGISILSYNGRVHFGLIADGRLIPDPDAVIRRFGAEFEKLLYLSLMGNWDVTLDADSAQALISTAD
- a CDS encoding efflux RND transporter periplasmic adaptor subunit translates to MRHFARNRSRGFARAAVVLLPCLLLLSACKGGGGAGEAQAKPGEQKGPDAVPVEVAKASRRAVAASYTGTAPLEPVAESQVVAKTSGVALNVMVEEGQQVRAGQTLVRLDSARSELQAAQTAAQMRKLEANYARAKQMADQKLLSANDNDQLRFDLEEARAANRMATLELSYANVEAPINGVIASRSIKTGNFVQINTPIFRIVDTSRLEATLNVPERELATLKSGLPVLLQVDALPGKTFTGTVDRVSPVVDSGSGTFRVVCAFKGDGVLQPGMFGRLKIDYDQRADALVVPRVALLEDDGDPAVFVVTGDKTKRVPVKLGYMDGSWAEIRDGVKEGEQVVVAGKTALRDGTVVQVLGQPQAKKPEVAAVAKTDDKK